Proteins from one Bos taurus isolate L1 Dominette 01449 registration number 42190680 breed Hereford chromosome 7, ARS-UCD2.0, whole genome shotgun sequence genomic window:
- the F12 gene encoding coagulation factor XII isoform X3: protein MPDGPRCICADHFTGKHCQKEKCFEPQFFRFFHENEIWHRLEPAGVVKCQCKGPNAQCKPLASQVCRTNPCLNGGSCLQAEGHRLCRCAPSFAGRLCDVDLKASCYDDRDRGLSYRGMAGTTLSGAPCQSWASEATYWNVTAEQVLNWGLGDHAFCRNPDNDTRPWCFIWKGDRLSWNYCRLAPCQAAAGHEHFPLPSPSALQKPESTTQTPLPSLTSGWCSPTPLASGGPGGCGQRLRKWLSSLNRVVGGLVALPGAHPYIAALYWDQHFCAGSLIAPCWVLTAAHCLQNRPAPKELTVVLGQDRHNQSCEQCQTLAVRDYRLHEAFSPITYQHDLALVRLQESADGCCAHPSPFVQPVCLPSTAARPAESEAAVCEVAGWGHQFEGGEYSSFLQEAQVPLIDPQRCSAPDVHGAAFTQGMLCAGFLEGGTDACQGDSGGPLVCEDETPERQLILRGIVSWGSGCGNRLKPGVYTDVANYLAWIREHTAS from the exons ATGCCGGATGGCCCACGCTGCATCTGTGCAGATCACTTCACTGGGAAGCACTGCCAGAAAG AGAAGTGCTTTGAGCCCCAGTTTTTCCGGTTCTTCCATGAGAATGAAATATGGCATAGGCTTGAGCCAGCAGGTGTGGTCAAGTGCCAGTGCAAGGGTCCAAATGCCCAATGCAAGCCACTGGCCAGCCAGG TCTGCCGCACCAACCCGTGTCTCAACGGGGGCAGCTGCCTGCAGGCGGAGGGCCATCGCCTGTGCCGTTGTGCCCCTAGCTTCGCGGGACGTTTGTGCGATGTAG ACCTCAAGGCGAGTTGCTACGACGACCGCGACCGCGGTCTCAGCTACCGCGGCATGGCGGGGACTACGCTGTCCGGCGCACCCTGTCAGTCGTGGGCCTCCGAGGCCACCTACTGGAATGTGACCGCAGAGCAAGTGCTGAACTGGGGACTGGGCGACCACGCCTTCTGCCG GAACCCCGACAACGACACCCGCCCTTGGTGCTTCATTTGGAAAGGCGACCGACTGAGCTGGAATTACTGCCGCCTGGCACCGTGCCAGGCCGCAGCTGGGCACGAGCACTTCCCCTTGCCCTCGCCATCGGCTTTGCAGAAACCTGAGTCCACGACCCAGACCCCGCTTCCATCCCTGACTTCAG GCTGGTGCTCGCCGACTCCTCTGGCCAGCGGAGGCCCCGGGGGCTGTGGCCAGCGGCTCCGCAAATGGCTGTCCTCGCTGAACCGCGTCGTCGGAGGACTGGTGGCGCTCCCCGGGGCGCACCCCTACATCGCCGCGCTGTACTGGGACCAACATTTCTGCGCCGGCAGCCTCATCGCTCCCTGTTGGGTGCTGACTGCGGCTCACTGTCTGCAGAACCG ACCCGCGCCGAAGGAGCTGACCGTGGTGCTCGGCCAGGACCGCCACAACCAGAGCTGTGAGCAGTGCCAGACGCTGGCAGTGCGGGACTACCGCCTGCACGAGGCCTTCTCGCCCATCACCTACCAGCACGACCTGG CTCTGGTGCGCCTGCAGGAGAGCGCGGACGGCTGCTGCGCGCACCCGTCGCCTTTCGTTCAGCCAGTGTGCCTGCCGAGTACCGCCGCCCGCCCCGCCGAATCCGAAGCCGCAGTCTGCGAGGTGGCCGGCTGGGGTCACCAGTTCGAGG GTGGGGAATATTCCAGCTTCCTGCAGGAGGCTCAGGTGCCACTCATCGACCCGCAGCGCTGCTCCGCCCCCGACGTGCACGGAGCAGCCTTCACCCAGGGCATGCTCTGCGCTGGCTTCCTCGAGGGCGGCACCGACGCATGCCAG GGTGACTCCGGAGGCCCTCTAGTGTGTGAGGATGAGACCCCTGAGCGCCAGCTCATCCTGCGAGGCATAGTCAGCTGGGGCTCAGGTTGCGGCAACCGCCTCAAGCCAGGTGTGTACACAGACGTGGCCAACTACCTAGCCTGGATTCGGGAGCACACCGCTTCCTGA